The following DNA comes from Arcobacter cloacae.
AGAATAATTTAATTTCAAATATTAAACCTGCTTTTGAAATCAAAGATAAAAATTTCAACTTAGATTTACGAATAGCTACGAACAAATCAAATACCATTTTAAGAGATATTTTAGAAAAGGGGAAAAGTCTAATAACAGAAGAAGAAATCTTAGAATTAAAAAGAAAATGGATAGATTCTAAAGAAGAAAAAAATTCACCTGAAATAACCTTAACAAAAAATGAAAAAAAATATCTTCAAAAAAAAGAGATTATCACCATGTGCGTTGACCCTGATTGGGAGCCTTTTGAAAAAATAAATGAAAATAAAGAACATGAAGGAATTGCAGCTGATTTAATAAACTTAATTTCAAAAAAATTAAATATTGAAATAAAACTAATTCCGACAAAAACTTGGGATGAAACTCTCGAATTTTCTAAAAATAAAAAATGTGATATTTTGAGTTTTTTGAATGAAACTCCCAAAAGAAAAGAGTGGTTAAATTTTACAATTCCTATCTTTGAAGACCCAAATGTGATAATTGCAAGAAATGAATTTGAAAATGCTGCAAGTTTATTAGAACTTCAAAATAGAACGATAGCGATTCCTAAAGGAACTGCAATGTATGAGTTTTTTGAAAAAGATTTTCCAAATCTAAAAATCATACCTGTTGATTCTGAAAATGAAGCTTTTTCTTTAGTTGAAAATAGAAAAGTTGATATGACTGTTAGATCTTTGATAATAGCAGCTTACACAATACAAAAAGAGAATCTTTTCAATTTAAAAATTGTTGATAAACCTTTAAAATATAAAAATCAATTAAGAATTGGTGTTTTAAAAGAAGAAACTATTTTAGTAAATATTTTAAATAAAACTATAAAAACTATTACAAAAGAAGATCAAGAAGATATAATAAATAATCATCTTTCCATAAAAATTCCTCAAAATAATGAATACATACATATTTTTATCTATACAATTATTTTTATTGTTTTACTTACACTACTGATAATTTTTTGGAATTATCAGTTAAGAAAAAGAATAGAAATAGAAATAGAAAAAAACAATGAACAACAAAATATTATGTTTCAACAAAATAAACAAGCTGAACTTGGAAATCTTATAGGAAATATTTCACATCAATGGAGAGATTCTCTTACAAAAATTGGTTATATAAATTTAAATCTAAGAGCTAGACTTTTACAAAATAAAGAGATTCCAAAAGAGTTTCTAAATAAAAGTACACTAGAAATTGAAAAGAGTTTAGATTTTATGTCTGAAACTATGCAAAACTTTTTAGATTATTATAAACCTTCATCAAATATTTATGAATTTGAAGTTTATGACTCTATTGTAAGTGCGTTAAGTATTATTGATACTAAAATCAAAAATTCAAATCTTCATATTGAATTTTTAGGAGATTTTGATGTGAAGATAAAAGGAATTAGAAATGAATGGATGCAAGTTTGGATAAATCTAATCATAAATTCTATAAATATTTCAATTTTAAGGGATATAAAAAATCCACAAATAGAAATAACTTTGAGTAAAAATGAGATTATATTTGAAGATAATTGTGGAAGAATAGAAGAAAATCTTTTAGAAAAAATAAATGAAGAAAAATATACAGGTATTGGTATAAAAATGGCAAAAGAGATAGCTAATAAAAATAATCAACAAATGATTATTTTAAATTCAAAAAAAGGTGCTATATTTAAATTTGTAAAACAAACTAATTAAAATAGATAATTTATTTTATATATAATATACTTCATAATCAAAAAAAGGAAGAAATTTGACAATAGATATGACAAAAGTAGCAAACGTAATTTTGTATATGCTACACAAACAAGTGAAACATTTAAATGATAAAAAAGTAGCTATTATGCTTTTTCTCATGGACTATAACCATCAAAAATATTGTGGTGAAAAAATATTTAATGAAGAATATATAAAAGGCTCAAGAAATCCTGAACCTATCATTGTAGGAGAACTTTTTGATATAGTAGCAAATCAGGAAGATTTAGATGAAGATGATGAAAGAATCTATTTAATGCAAGAATTACTGGATTATTTAGATATTGAAATCATTGAAAAAGAGAAATTCATTGAATTAAGTTTTATAAAAATGGAAGAAGAGTTTGATGAATCAATATTTACAAAAGATGAACTAAAAACTATTCATAAAATTGTAAGTTTATATTCAGACTTAAGCCCTAGAAACATTGCAAATGAGTGTTTTAAAATAGATGAAGTAAGAAATACACCAAAAGGTGAAAAAATAATATAAGGTGAAAAAAATGGCAATAAAAAATAATCAAGTAATATCAATGCAATATGAATTAAAAGTAAATGGAAATCTAATAGAATCAAACCTAGATGGTGACCCAATAGAGTTTGTATTTGGAAGTGGAGATATAGTTCCAGGATTAGAAGCAAGAATTATAGATATGAATGAAGGTGAATCTAAAGATATAAAAGTTCCAGCTATTGAAGCTTATGGAAATTATGATGAAAACCTATCAGAAATTGTACCTATTGAAGAGTTTGAAGGTATTGATTTACAAATCGGAATGGTTCTTGAAGGTGAAAATGAAAATGGAGAATTATTTAAAGCTACTGTAAGTGATGTAACAAAAGAGAATGTAACTGTTGATTATAATCACCCATTAGCAGGAAGTGATTTAGATTTTAAAATAGTTATAAATAAGATAGTTTAAAAAAAAGAGTTAAACTCTTTTTTTTAAATGTGATAGTTTGGTGCTTCGTTTGTGATAGTTACATCATGAACATGAGACTCTCTAAGTCCTGCACTTGTAATTTCTACAAACTCAGCTCTTTCTTGGAAAGTTGGAATATCTTTACTTCCTAAATATCCCATAGAAGATCTTAATCCACCAACCATTTGATGTATAATATCAGCAATAGTTCCTCTATAAGCAACTCTTCCTTCAATTCCTTCTGGTACAAGTTTATCAGCAGCTGTTCCTTCTTGGAAATATCTATCAGTACTTCCTTTAGTCATAGCTCCAATTGAACCCATTCCTCTATAAGTTTTAAACTTTCTTCCTTGGAATAATACAACTTCACCTGGACTTTCATCAGTTCCAGCTAAAGCACTTCCCATCATAACAGAACTAGCACCTACTGCTAAAGCTTTAGCTACATCACCTGAATATTTAATTCCACCATCAGCAATAATTGGTGTTCCAGTTTTTGCACCCTCAGCAGCACACTCATCAATTGCACTTATTTGAGGAATTCCAACACCTGCTACGATTCTTGTTGTACAAATAGAACCAGGTCCAATTCCAACCTTAACAGCATCAGCACCAGCTGCAATTAAATCAGCAGTTGCTTCAGCAGTTGCTACATTTCCAGCAATAATTTGTACATCCATTTCAGCTTTTATAGCTTTTACTGTATCTAAAATACCTTTTGAATGCCCATGAGCTGAATCAAGAACTAAAACATCAACACCAACTGCAACTAATGCTCTTGCTCTGTCTAATTGACCAACACCAATAGCAGCACCAACTCTTAATCTTCCAAATTCATCTTTATTTGCATTTGGATATTCTCTTTTTTTGTTAATATCTTTGATTGTAATCAATCCAATTAATCTATTATTGTTATCAACAATTGGTAATTTTTCTATTTTATTAGCATGCATAATATCAGCAGCTTCTTCTAAAGT
Coding sequences within:
- a CDS encoding FKBP-type peptidyl-prolyl cis-trans isomerase yields the protein MAIKNNQVISMQYELKVNGNLIESNLDGDPIEFVFGSGDIVPGLEARIIDMNEGESKDIKVPAIEAYGNYDENLSEIVPIEEFEGIDLQIGMVLEGENENGELFKATVSDVTKENVTVDYNHPLAGSDLDFKIVINKIV
- a CDS encoding ABC transporter substrate-binding protein; this translates as MITKLLKIIFILTISINNLLFGLEKVSLQLEWKHQFEFAGFYAAVEKGYYEDIGIELEIKEFHDGINISQDVLNGKSTFGISSSALILERLNNKPVVLIASYFKQNALALVTKPEIKSPNDLKNKKIMALDWEMGHTSLGVMLKDFGISKNDYDLVLHDYKIDKFINGEVDAMSIFTTSQPYELDKLGIDYNILNPANFGIYSYDVELFTSEDIINKYPKMVEDFVNATNKGWEYAFKNKEEIVDLIYNKYSKRKTKEALLYEANQTEQIFKTNIFKIGAIAPELIKLNADMYANLGLVEKNLKIGDLLDHDYYFNNPNKYTLSYEEQLYLKNTPKIKVHNESNWAPFNFIKNNKPTGFSIDYMNLLASKLGIQIEYISGFSWDEYLEKLKNNEIDVMLNISKTSQREEFFNFTSSYIESIDTVFVKSNVNNFKSLNDFKGKKLAVLKGFYEEDLLKELYPEIKLVFVENSLDGLKKILFNEADGFFDNLMVANYFMKNNLISNIKPAFEIKDKNFNLDLRIATNKSNTILRDILEKGKSLITEEEILELKRKWIDSKEEKNSPEITLTKNEKKYLQKKEIITMCVDPDWEPFEKINENKEHEGIAADLINLISKKLNIEIKLIPTKTWDETLEFSKNKKCDILSFLNETPKRKEWLNFTIPIFEDPNVIIARNEFENAASLLELQNRTIAIPKGTAMYEFFEKDFPNLKIIPVDSENEAFSLVENRKVDMTVRSLIIAAYTIQKENLFNLKIVDKPLKYKNQLRIGVLKEETILVNILNKTIKTITKEDQEDIINNHLSIKIPQNNEYIHIFIYTIIFIVLLTLLIIFWNYQLRKRIEIEIEKNNEQQNIMFQQNKQAELGNLIGNISHQWRDSLTKIGYINLNLRARLLQNKEIPKEFLNKSTLEIEKSLDFMSETMQNFLDYYKPSSNIYEFEVYDSIVSALSIIDTKIKNSNLHIEFLGDFDVKIKGIRNEWMQVWINLIINSINISILRDIKNPQIEITLSKNEIIFEDNCGRIEENLLEKINEEKYTGIGIKMAKEIANKNNQQMIILNSKKGAIFKFVKQTN
- the guaB gene encoding IMP dehydrogenase, with amino-acid sequence MRIRKRALTFEDVLLVPAKSEVLPKEVCIKTKLTKKIELNIPFVSAAMDTVTEYEAAIAMARLGGIGIIHKNMDIETQVLQCKKVKKSESGMIIDPITIKPSQTLQDAEDIMASYRISGVPVVDDNNILVGILTNRDMRFTKDFTQKAKDKMTTMPLVTAKEGTTLEEAADIMHANKIEKLPIVDNNNRLIGLITIKDINKKREYPNANKDEFGRLRVGAAIGVGQLDRARALVAVGVDVLVLDSAHGHSKGILDTVKAIKAEMDVQIIAGNVATAEATADLIAAGADAVKVGIGPGSICTTRIVAGVGIPQISAIDECAAEGAKTGTPIIADGGIKYSGDVAKALAVGASSVMMGSALAGTDESPGEVVLFQGRKFKTYRGMGSIGAMTKGSTDRYFQEGTAADKLVPEGIEGRVAYRGTIADIIHQMVGGLRSSMGYLGSKDIPTFQERAEFVEITSAGLRESHVHDVTITNEAPNYHI
- a CDS encoding DUF4065 domain-containing protein, whose product is MTIDMTKVANVILYMLHKQVKHLNDKKVAIMLFLMDYNHQKYCGEKIFNEEYIKGSRNPEPIIVGELFDIVANQEDLDEDDERIYLMQELLDYLDIEIIEKEKFIELSFIKMEEEFDESIFTKDELKTIHKIVSLYSDLSPRNIANECFKIDEVRNTPKGEKII